In Saccharothrix syringae, the following are encoded in one genomic region:
- a CDS encoding Fpg/Nei family DNA glycosylase codes for MPELPEVEALAHHLREHAVGRRVHRVDIASPQVLKTFTPPWTDLQGREVTGAGRFGKHLDLDCDGLHLVVHLARAGWLRWSGTTAAAPPRPGRGPLALRVHLGPPGEGPGFDLTEAGTKKGLAAWVVRDPAEVPGIARLGPDALSVTRARLEDLFAGRSERLKTALTDQALLAGIGNAYSDEVMHVARLSPYATAGRLPAEALDRLHEAITTVLTDAVARSVGQSAATLKGEKRSGLRVHGRTGLPCPVCGDAVREVSFADRAFQYCATCQTGGRPLADRRLSRLLK; via the coding sequence GTGCCCGAACTGCCCGAGGTCGAAGCCCTCGCCCACCACCTGCGCGAGCACGCCGTGGGGCGGCGCGTGCACCGGGTCGACATCGCCTCGCCCCAGGTGCTCAAGACCTTCACCCCGCCGTGGACCGACCTCCAGGGCCGCGAGGTGACCGGTGCCGGCCGGTTCGGCAAGCACCTGGACCTCGACTGCGACGGCCTGCACCTGGTGGTGCACCTGGCGCGCGCCGGGTGGCTGCGCTGGTCGGGGACCACGGCCGCCGCACCGCCCAGGCCCGGCCGGGGGCCGCTGGCGCTGCGCGTGCACCTCGGGCCGCCGGGGGAGGGGCCCGGCTTCGACCTGACCGAGGCGGGCACCAAGAAGGGCCTGGCCGCCTGGGTGGTGCGCGACCCGGCGGAGGTGCCGGGGATCGCGCGGCTCGGCCCCGACGCGCTGTCGGTGACCCGGGCGCGGCTGGAGGACCTGTTCGCCGGCCGGTCCGAGCGGCTGAAGACCGCGCTGACCGACCAGGCCCTGCTCGCGGGCATCGGCAACGCCTACTCGGACGAGGTCATGCACGTGGCCCGGCTGTCGCCGTACGCGACCGCGGGCAGGCTGCCCGCGGAGGCGCTGGACCGGCTGCACGAGGCGATCACCACCGTGCTGACCGACGCGGTGGCGCGGTCGGTGGGGCAGTCGGCGGCGACGCTGAAGGGCGAGAAGCGGTCGGGCCTGCGGGTGCACGGGCGGACCGGGCTGCCGTGCCCGGTGTGCGGGGACGCGGTGCGCGAGGTCTCCTTCGCCGACCGGGCCTTCCAGTACTGCGCCACGTGCCAGACCGGGGGCAGGCCGCTGGCCGACCGGCGCCTGTCCCGGCTGCTCAAGTAA